One Legionella lansingensis genomic region harbors:
- a CDS encoding Lpg1974 family pore-forming outer membrane protein: MLNLKKTAVAVLALGSSAVFAGTMGPVCTPGPVTVPCERTAWDFGVYALYLQPSYDVDYGYLFHTTDAFGFSQYHHDLDPDWEWGFKLEGSYHFSTGNDININWYHWEGDDDHHNLNGHFFDPVAFFGPLFGAFQFEPEWDAVNFEFGQHVDFGEFKDIRFHAGLQYARIKHDILASGFVSSPFFPFSTQVDSEWDGVGPRIGLDMTYNFGNGFAIYGNGATAILVGDADFTTTTYVPVAFGNTIVTTSGSKTTIVPELEVKLGAKYTYAMAQGDLSLDAGWMFVNYFNANHLIHVAGGARESNFALQGPYAGLKWVGNV, translated from the coding sequence TGTTTGTACTCCTGGTCCTGTTACCGTTCCTTGCGAAAGAACGGCTTGGGACTTTGGTGTCTATGCATTGTACCTTCAACCATCTTATGATGTAGATTATGGTTACCTTTTCCACACCACAGATGCTTTTGGTTTCTCACAATACCATCACGACCTTGATCCTGATTGGGAGTGGGGCTTTAAGTTAGAAGGTTCTTACCACTTCAGCACTGGTAACGATATCAACATCAACTGGTATCATTGGGAAGGTGATGACGATCATCATAATTTGAATGGTCATTTCTTTGATCCAGTTGCCTTCTTTGGACCGCTTTTTGGTGCTTTCCAATTCGAACCTGAGTGGGATGCTGTAAACTTTGAATTTGGTCAGCATGTTGACTTCGGTGAATTCAAAGATATTCGTTTCCATGCCGGTCTTCAGTATGCTCGTATCAAGCATGATATCCTGGCCTCTGGATTCGTCAGCAGTCCATTCTTCCCCTTCTCTACTCAAGTTGATAGCGAGTGGGATGGTGTTGGTCCTCGTATTGGTTTAGACATGACCTACAACTTCGGTAATGGTTTTGCCATCTACGGAAACGGTGCGACCGCTATCCTGGTTGGTGATGCTGATTTCACTACTACAACTTATGTACCTGTGGCATTCGGAAATACAATTGTTACTACCAGTGGTTCAAAAACCACTATCGTTCCCGAGTTGGAAGTTAAGTTAGGTGCTAAGTACACTTATGCTATGGCACAAGGTGACTTGAGCTTGGATGCAGGTTGGATGTTTGTTAACTACTTCAATGCTAACCATCTTATCCATGTTGCCGGTGGTGCTCGCGAATCTAACTTCGCTCTCCAAGGTCCATATGCTGGTTTGAAGTGGGTTGGTAACGTTTAA
- a CDS encoding Lpg1974 family pore-forming outer membrane protein, whose protein sequence is MLKKATFAILSLMASSLVSAGTMGPTCVPGDVTVPCEVKKWDIGVQALYLEPVYGLHHGYTFHPIGTIRDIENDWDWGYRLEGSYHFNTGNDITITWLHYDNEFDSSGYAGFTPFTGTLLIPFNISHDERFDQVNLVMGQHVDMGLLKNARFYAGLQYARVRIDRDHVFSIPVPFLAPDGFTISRDTDFNGVGPVVGIDYAYDLAHGFSITANTAGSILYGSSRLNNNLIFAPSGLVPINIYASKKSIVPSLEAKLGLNYAHEFAQGVFNIEGGYQVLNYFNVLQVTGFPINTLENVDFGLYGPYLGVKWVGYA, encoded by the coding sequence ATGTTGAAAAAAGCAACCTTTGCTATTCTCAGCTTGATGGCAAGTAGTTTAGTGTCAGCAGGTACTATGGGGCCTACTTGTGTTCCTGGAGATGTGACTGTGCCTTGTGAAGTGAAAAAATGGGACATCGGGGTGCAGGCGCTCTACTTAGAGCCAGTGTACGGCCTTCATCACGGCTATACATTCCACCCAATTGGAACCATAAGAGACATAGAGAATGATTGGGATTGGGGATATCGTCTAGAAGGCTCTTATCATTTTAATACAGGTAATGATATTACAATAACCTGGCTACATTACGATAATGAATTTGACAGTTCTGGTTATGCTGGATTTACACCGTTTACGGGTACGTTGCTTATACCCTTTAATATCTCTCACGATGAACGATTTGATCAAGTCAATTTAGTTATGGGGCAACATGTGGATATGGGCTTGCTGAAAAATGCTCGTTTCTATGCGGGATTACAGTATGCAAGAGTTCGTATCGATAGAGATCATGTATTTTCAATCCCAGTGCCATTCCTGGCGCCTGATGGTTTTACGATAAGCCGTGATACAGATTTTAATGGCGTAGGACCTGTAGTGGGGATTGATTACGCTTATGATCTCGCTCATGGTTTTAGCATCACTGCTAATACCGCTGGTTCTATTTTGTATGGTTCTAGTCGTCTTAATAATAATCTCATCTTCGCACCCAGCGGGTTAGTACCAATAAATATCTATGCTAGCAAAAAATCAATTGTTCCTAGTCTAGAAGCTAAATTAGGGCTCAATTATGCTCACGAATTTGCTCAAGGGGTTTTCAATATTGAAGGTGGTTATCAAGTTCTTAATTATTTTAATGTCTTGCAGGTTACGGGTTTCCCTATTAATACTCTAGAAAACGTTGACTTCGGACTCTATGGTCCTTATTTAGGTGTTAAGTGGGTTGGTTATGCTTAA